Proteins encoded by one window of Nicotiana tabacum cultivar K326 chromosome 10, ASM71507v2, whole genome shotgun sequence:
- the LOC107778977 gene encoding peroxidase 3-like, with product MAKFGYLGNFLVLCILLGIVGSSHAQLQLNFYSKSCPKAEKIIQDYVQKHIPNAPSLAAALLRLQFHDCFVRGCDASVLLNFTSSTKNQTEKVAIPNQTLRGFSFIDDVKKAVEAECPGVVSCADIVALVSRDSVVVTGGPYWNVPTGRRDGKISNASEALANIPPPTSNFSSLQTSFASKGLDLKDLVLLSGAHTIGVSHCSSFSTRLYNFTGVLGKQDPSLDSEYAAYLKAKKCKSINDNTTIIEMDPGSSSAFDLSYFKLLLKRKGLFQSDAALTTSATTKSYINQLVQGSLKQFNAEFAKAMEKMGSIEVKTGSAGEIRKQCAFVNS from the exons ATGGCAAAATTTGGCTATTTGGGTAATTTTCTAGTGTTATGTATTCTACTAGGAATAGTTGGTTCTAGCCATGCTCAGTTACAGCTCAACTTCTATTCCAAGAGCTGTCCAAAAGCAGAGAAGATAATTCAAGATTATGTCCAAAAGCACATCCCAAATGCTCCATCTCTTGCAGCTGCCTTGCTCAGACTGCAATTTCACGACTGCTTTGTTAGG GGTTGTGATGCATCTGTGCTTCTGAATTTCACTTCGAGCACGAAAAACCAGACTGAAAAAGTGGCTATCCCTAATCAAACACTGAGAGGCTTCTCATTCATTGATGATGTGAAGAAAGCAGTTGAAGCTGAATGCCCTGGAGTAGTCTCTTGTGCTGATATTGTTGCCTTAGTTTCTAGAGACTCCGTCGTGGTCACG GGAGGCCCTTACTGGAATGTTCCAACTGGTAGAAGAGATGGAAAAATATCAAATGCGTCCGAGGCCTTGGCAAACATCCCTCCTCCAACTAGTAACTTCTCCAGTCTTCAGACATCTTTTGCTAGCAAAGGTCTTGACCTAAAAGACCTGGTCCTATTGTCTG GTGCACATACTATTGGAGTTTCTCATTGCTCGTCATTTTCAACACGTTTATACAATTTTACCGGAGTTTTGGGCAAACAAGATCCATCTCTAGACAGCGAATATGCAGCTTATCTTAAGGCGAAGAAATGCAAATCAATCAATGACAATACCACGATCATTGAAATGGATCCTGGAAGTTCCAGTGCGTTTGATCTTAGCTACTTTAAGCTTTTGCTAAAGAGAAAAGGGCTATTCCAATCTGATGCAGCCTTGACAACAAGTGCGACAACAAAGTCATACATCAACCAGCTAGTACAAGGATCACTCAAACAGTTCAATGCTGAATTCGCTAAGGCCATGGAGAAAATGGGCAGTATTGAAGTCAAAACTGGCTCTGCTGGTGAGATTAGGAAGCAATGTGCATTTGTAAATAGTTAA